In Listeria monocytogenes, the following proteins share a genomic window:
- the pheS gene encoding phenylalanine--tRNA ligase subunit alpha, translating into MLEQLQTLKNEAETQINEASDLKSLNDLRVKYLGKKGPMTEIMKQMGKLSAEERPKMGSLANEVRTALTEAISSKQQILETEAINEKLKSETIDVTLPGTAPSIGTKHLLTQVIEEMEDMFIGMGYEIAEGPEVELDYYNFEALNLPKDHPARDMQDSFYITENTLLRTQTSPVQARTMEKHDFSKGPIKVICPGKVYRRDNDDATHSHQFTQIEGLVVGENITFADLKGTLTVLAKTMFGEEREIRLRPSFFPFTEPSVEMDISCFKCGGKGCRVCKGTGWIEILGSGMVHPNVLEMSGIDSTRYSGFAFGLGPERVAMLKYAVDDIRHLYTNDLRFTKQFQSTETGEI; encoded by the coding sequence ATGTTAGAACAGTTACAGACGCTGAAAAATGAAGCAGAAACGCAAATCAACGAAGCATCAGACTTAAAATCATTAAACGACTTACGGGTAAAATACCTTGGTAAAAAAGGCCCGATGACTGAAATCATGAAACAAATGGGGAAACTTTCCGCAGAAGAAAGACCAAAAATGGGTTCACTTGCGAATGAAGTAAGAACAGCCCTAACAGAAGCGATTTCTAGTAAACAACAAATTTTAGAAACAGAAGCAATCAATGAAAAACTAAAATCAGAAACTATTGACGTTACATTACCAGGGACTGCTCCGAGTATTGGAACAAAACACTTGCTAACACAAGTAATTGAAGAAATGGAAGATATGTTCATCGGGATGGGTTACGAAATCGCAGAAGGGCCAGAAGTAGAACTAGATTACTATAACTTCGAAGCGCTAAATTTACCAAAAGATCACCCAGCTCGTGATATGCAAGATAGCTTCTATATCACAGAAAATACTTTACTACGTACCCAAACTTCTCCTGTACAAGCAAGAACAATGGAGAAACATGACTTCTCTAAAGGACCAATCAAAGTTATCTGTCCAGGGAAGGTGTACCGCCGCGATAATGATGATGCAACTCACTCTCACCAATTTACGCAAATTGAAGGGCTAGTTGTTGGCGAAAACATCACATTTGCTGACTTAAAAGGAACATTAACTGTTCTCGCAAAAACAATGTTCGGTGAAGAACGTGAAATTCGTCTTCGTCCATCCTTCTTCCCATTCACAGAACCATCCGTTGAAATGGATATCTCTTGTTTCAAATGTGGCGGTAAAGGGTGCCGCGTTTGTAAAGGAACCGGTTGGATTGAAATTTTAGGAAGCGGAATGGTACATCCAAACGTGCTTGAAATGTCGGGAATTGATTCCACGCGTTACAGCGGTTTTGCTTTCGGCTTAGGACCTGAACGTGTTGCAATGTTGAAATATGCGGTGGATGATATTCGCCACCTTTATACAAATGATTTACGCTTTACGAAGCAATTCCAAAGTACAGAAACGGGGGAAATCTAA
- the pheT gene encoding phenylalanine--tRNA ligase subunit beta, giving the protein MLVSYNWVKEFFQDFPLTAEELGEAITRTGIEIEGVEELSASLKNVVVGEVLSCERHPDAEKLNKCLVQTDEAEPVQIICGAPNVAAGQKVIVAKVGARLPGGLKIKRAKLRGEVSEGMICSLAELGFESKVVPKAYAEGIYVLPEHVETGVSAVTLLGLDDAILDMAITPNRADALSMNGVAHEVGAIIHQKPAQPTEPDVSEKGKADDFISVEVENPAETPYYAIKMVENIEIKESPLWLQTKLMKAGMRPYNNVVDVTNYINLLYGQPLHSFDYDKIGSKKIVVRSAKEQEEITTLDGEKRTLQAGHTVITNGVEPIAIAGVMGGEFSEVTENTTTVALEGAIFSSSSIGKASRELYLRTEASIRYDKGSDAWKVEKALAHGGALIAELSGGTLVGGVVEVDNREKAVNKIETSLTRINRILGTAITLAEIETIFDRLGFVLEVKNDALIIEAPTRRWDITIEADILEEVARIYGYDEIPVTLPATSTTGGLSDSQKARRVMRAYLEGAGLNQALTYSLTSQKDATRLALSDEKTVALSMPMSEEHSHLRTSIVPQLIRSASYNIARKNMDVALYEMGTVFYATEGDNLPIEQEHLAGLITGNWHTVDWQKTPKPVDFFVLKGIVEGLVNKLGIKSELHWKQTEKEELHPGRTASLILEGQEIGYLGALHPAVEANYDLKETYVFEINVAALLDATKEKVVYHPIPRYPEMTRDLALLVDKDTDHAAISQVIKEHGGKLLVNIELFDIFEGESLGENKKSLAYTLTFLDSERTLVEEDVQKATNKVVEALQEKLHAIIR; this is encoded by the coding sequence ATGTTAGTTTCATATAATTGGGTCAAAGAATTTTTCCAAGACTTCCCGTTAACGGCGGAAGAGCTAGGGGAAGCAATTACAAGAACCGGGATTGAAATCGAAGGTGTAGAAGAATTGAGCGCTAGTTTGAAAAATGTCGTAGTCGGTGAAGTTTTATCATGCGAACGCCACCCCGATGCAGAGAAATTGAATAAATGTCTCGTTCAAACAGACGAAGCAGAACCAGTTCAAATTATTTGCGGAGCTCCAAACGTTGCCGCTGGTCAAAAAGTAATCGTAGCCAAAGTTGGCGCAAGACTTCCAGGCGGACTTAAAATTAAACGCGCAAAACTACGCGGTGAAGTATCAGAAGGAATGATTTGCTCACTCGCAGAACTTGGCTTTGAAAGCAAAGTTGTACCAAAAGCATACGCAGAAGGGATTTATGTATTACCTGAGCACGTGGAAACGGGTGTAAGTGCAGTCACTTTACTTGGACTAGATGATGCGATTTTGGATATGGCAATCACGCCAAACCGCGCAGATGCATTGAGCATGAATGGTGTAGCTCACGAGGTTGGTGCGATTATTCATCAAAAACCAGCACAGCCAACCGAGCCTGATGTATCTGAAAAAGGAAAAGCGGACGATTTCATTTCAGTAGAAGTAGAAAATCCAGCCGAAACACCTTACTATGCTATTAAAATGGTAGAGAACATTGAAATCAAAGAATCGCCACTATGGCTTCAAACAAAACTAATGAAAGCTGGTATGCGTCCATATAATAACGTGGTTGATGTTACCAACTACATCAATTTATTATACGGACAACCTTTGCATTCTTTTGACTATGATAAAATTGGCAGCAAGAAAATTGTTGTACGCTCTGCAAAAGAACAAGAAGAGATTACCACACTTGATGGCGAGAAAAGAACTTTACAAGCTGGACATACAGTTATCACTAATGGCGTAGAACCAATTGCAATCGCTGGCGTTATGGGTGGAGAATTTTCCGAAGTAACAGAGAACACAACGACTGTAGCGCTAGAAGGTGCCATTTTCAGCAGCTCTTCCATCGGCAAAGCATCTCGCGAATTATACCTACGTACAGAAGCAAGCATCCGTTACGACAAAGGTTCTGACGCATGGAAAGTAGAAAAAGCACTTGCGCATGGCGGAGCGTTAATCGCTGAACTAAGTGGCGGAACACTAGTAGGCGGTGTCGTAGAAGTAGATAATCGTGAAAAAGCTGTAAATAAAATCGAAACAAGCCTAACACGCATTAACCGTATTTTAGGAACAGCAATTACACTTGCGGAAATCGAAACAATTTTTGATCGTTTAGGTTTTGTATTAGAAGTTAAAAATGATGCTCTAATCATTGAAGCGCCGACAAGACGTTGGGACATCACCATTGAAGCAGATATTTTAGAGGAAGTAGCTCGTATTTACGGTTACGATGAAATTCCAGTAACACTTCCAGCGACAAGCACAACAGGCGGCTTATCGGACAGCCAAAAAGCTCGTCGTGTTATGCGTGCTTATTTAGAAGGAGCAGGACTTAACCAAGCATTAACATACTCTTTGACCTCCCAAAAAGATGCAACTCGTCTAGCGCTTTCTGATGAAAAAACAGTTGCATTATCGATGCCAATGAGTGAAGAACATAGCCATTTAAGAACAAGTATCGTTCCACAATTAATTCGTAGCGCAAGTTATAACATCGCTCGTAAAAATATGGACGTGGCACTTTACGAAATGGGTACCGTGTTCTACGCAACAGAAGGGGACAATTTACCAATTGAACAAGAGCATTTGGCAGGTCTAATTACTGGTAACTGGCATACGGTTGATTGGCAAAAAACACCAAAACCTGTAGACTTCTTCGTTTTAAAAGGAATTGTCGAAGGTTTAGTGAACAAATTAGGTATCAAATCCGAACTTCACTGGAAACAAACAGAAAAAGAAGAATTGCATCCGGGAAGAACCGCCAGCCTTATTTTAGAAGGGCAAGAAATTGGTTATCTTGGAGCACTTCACCCAGCAGTAGAAGCAAACTATGATTTAAAAGAAACATATGTCTTTGAAATCAATGTAGCTGCTTTACTAGATGCAACCAAAGAAAAAGTTGTGTACCATCCAATCCCACGTTACCCAGAAATGACTCGCGACTTAGCATTACTTGTGGATAAAGATACTGACCACGCAGCAATTTCGCAAGTAATCAAAGAGCACGGCGGGAAATTACTAGTTAATATCGAGCTGTTTGATATTTTCGAAGGAGAAAGCCTTGGCGAAAATAAAAAATCGCTCGCTTACACATTAACTTTCTTAGACAGCGAAAGAACACTAGTCGAAGAAGACGTTCAAAAAGCAACCAACAAAGTAGTGGAAGCATTACAAGAAAAACTACATGCGATTATTCGCTAA
- a CDS encoding ABC transporter ATP-binding protein produces MTYVEMKDVSKYYQMGENVVTANDKIAFGIKKGEFVVIVGPSGAGKSTVLNILGGMDSASEGKIMVDGQDIAQYNAKQLTKYRRTDVGFVFQFYNLVPNLTAKENVELAAQIAPNALDAETVLTQVGLSHRLDNFPAQLSGGEQQRVAIARALAKAPKLLLCDEPTGALDYDTGKSVLKLLQETCRNTGTTVIVITHNTAITPIADRIIEINNAKVRSIKENPEPMSIDDLEW; encoded by the coding sequence ATGACCTATGTAGAAATGAAAGATGTCTCTAAATACTATCAAATGGGCGAGAACGTTGTCACTGCTAATGATAAAATCGCTTTCGGGATAAAAAAAGGTGAATTTGTTGTTATAGTCGGACCTTCCGGGGCCGGGAAATCAACCGTTTTGAACATTCTAGGTGGAATGGATAGTGCAAGTGAAGGCAAAATTATGGTAGATGGGCAGGATATTGCTCAATATAATGCAAAACAATTAACTAAATATCGGCGAACAGATGTCGGCTTTGTATTCCAATTTTACAATTTGGTACCTAATTTGACTGCTAAAGAGAACGTAGAATTAGCTGCACAAATTGCGCCAAATGCATTAGACGCAGAAACTGTTTTAACTCAAGTTGGATTAAGTCACAGATTAGACAATTTTCCAGCACAACTATCTGGCGGGGAACAACAGCGTGTCGCCATAGCGCGTGCGCTTGCTAAAGCACCGAAACTACTTTTATGCGATGAGCCAACCGGGGCACTTGATTACGATACGGGAAAATCAGTCTTAAAATTACTACAAGAAACTTGCCGTAACACGGGAACAACCGTTATTGTTATTACCCATAACACAGCGATTACGCCAATTGCAGATCGAATTATTGAAATTAATAATGCAAAAGTTCGCAGCATCAAAGAAAATCCAGAACCAATGTCGATTGATGATTTAGAATGGTAG
- a CDS encoding ABC transporter permease, whose protein sequence is MKRSALWKDIYREIWRSKSRFISIFMLIMLGVAFFSGLKATGPDMLLTADNYFNKYELANFNVQSTYGLDESDKEALEDISGVAQVDLGYTADTLMKDKNIVTKLFSTSKSDNLNQYKIASGRLPEKSGEIALDDNDLVHKNVKIGDEVTFVKSDGNKLTNTLKKSTYKVVGFVSSPAYIQKSERGSSTVGKGKTDAFGVIPEQDFDLPEYTIANLTFNNLAAKQAFSDEYVSTEEKDKKSVEKALADQPEKRLNKIKTKEQKKLDDATAEINKGKAELQENEAKLANAKAQLEEGFSEYNAAKASYEAKIKQGEAEIANGEAELRSAKKQLDTAKTQIDQGETALSQAEMELEEGRAAWEDANNFLNTANGYLRSAKSTLENALKQPDLTDFELDRNSLTNSFQMLASELELSSAERAEYENAMNQLLDDYENGNISDAEIREALNAALAQVGNAENEYQSARATLDAEKQKIEQGEQTLAAKEQELQQAKTAYQEGLAKYQAGLEKISQAKQQLADGKETGSTELQSALAKLNAGQAEYEKNLALFEKEKAKAEGKLASAEKEVKIGQEKLDALKLPKYYVLDRNDNPGYSEYKENADRLTSLSTAFPIFFFLIAALVCLTTMTRMVEEQRTQIGTLKAFGYSNGSIILKYLVYGSTASIIGSVLGILIGFQFFPNIIFNAYKSMYEMPPVDIGFYWSYSLLSLFVALFCTTFTAYVACRAELRANAATLMRPKAPKIGKRIFLERISFIWKRMNFTSKVTARNLFRYKQRMLMTVLGVAGCTALILTGFGLRNSISDIAKMQYGQIMKYDAAVYEDMSAPPTAKETFDELMDDSNIKSKLAMSQTNIDTVKSGQSAQATSIIVPKNVNELPDYIVLRDRASHTTEKLTDDGAIITEKLAKLFDVKPGDTITVKNAENDKFQIKVSAITENYAMHYIYMTKAYYQQVFKEKPVYNLDLLMLKDTSEKVESDFAEKLTDSKAILNVTFSNNVSSLLNETLDSLNIVIVVLITSAALLAFVVLYNLTNINVSERIRELSTIKVLGFYPKEVTMYVYRENIILTLMGIIAGFVLGFFLHRFIITTAEVDQMMFSPAISWTSYLFSGILTLVFATVVMVVMHIKLKRIDMIEALKSVE, encoded by the coding sequence GTGAAACGTTCAGCTTTATGGAAAGATATCTACCGCGAAATATGGCGTTCTAAGAGCCGCTTTATTTCCATTTTTATGCTGATTATGTTGGGTGTTGCTTTTTTCTCCGGACTTAAAGCAACTGGACCAGATATGCTTTTAACAGCAGATAATTATTTTAATAAGTATGAATTAGCTAATTTTAACGTGCAATCTACTTATGGATTAGATGAGTCAGACAAAGAAGCGCTAGAAGACATTTCCGGTGTGGCACAAGTAGATCTCGGGTACACAGCAGACACTTTAATGAAAGACAAAAATATCGTTACAAAACTATTTTCTACATCTAAAAGCGATAATTTAAATCAGTACAAGATAGCTAGTGGCCGTTTACCAGAAAAATCAGGGGAAATTGCACTGGATGACAATGACCTTGTTCATAAAAATGTCAAAATCGGCGACGAAGTAACTTTTGTTAAAAGTGACGGAAATAAGTTAACTAACACGCTAAAAAAATCAACTTATAAAGTAGTTGGCTTCGTTAGCTCACCAGCTTACATCCAGAAATCCGAACGTGGCTCGAGCACGGTTGGGAAAGGAAAAACAGATGCCTTTGGTGTGATTCCAGAACAGGATTTTGATTTACCAGAATACACTATTGCCAATCTTACTTTTAACAATTTAGCAGCAAAACAAGCTTTTAGTGACGAATATGTATCCACCGAAGAAAAAGATAAGAAAAGCGTCGAAAAAGCTTTAGCAGACCAACCAGAAAAAAGATTAAATAAAATCAAGACGAAGGAACAAAAGAAATTAGACGATGCAACAGCAGAAATTAACAAAGGAAAAGCAGAACTACAGGAAAATGAAGCTAAACTTGCAAATGCCAAAGCACAATTAGAAGAAGGATTTTCTGAATATAATGCTGCCAAAGCAAGCTATGAAGCCAAAATCAAGCAAGGCGAAGCAGAGATTGCAAACGGTGAAGCAGAACTAAGAAGTGCGAAAAAGCAACTTGATACCGCAAAAACACAGATTGACCAAGGCGAAACAGCTCTTTCACAAGCTGAGATGGAATTAGAAGAAGGTAGAGCGGCATGGGAAGATGCCAATAATTTTCTTAATACAGCAAATGGTTATTTGCGAAGTGCTAAGTCGACATTAGAAAATGCTTTAAAACAACCAGATTTAACTGATTTTGAGCTAGACCGGAACAGCTTAACAAATTCATTTCAAATGCTTGCATCAGAACTTGAGTTATCAAGTGCAGAGCGCGCTGAATATGAAAATGCGATGAATCAGTTACTAGATGATTATGAAAATGGCAATATTAGTGATGCGGAAATTAGAGAAGCCTTAAACGCGGCACTTGCGCAAGTTGGTAACGCTGAAAATGAATACCAATCCGCCAGAGCTACTTTAGACGCTGAAAAACAAAAAATAGAACAAGGCGAACAAACTTTAGCTGCAAAAGAACAAGAACTTCAACAAGCAAAAACTGCCTACCAAGAAGGTCTTGCTAAATATCAAGCAGGTTTAGAAAAAATTTCGCAAGCAAAACAACAACTCGCTGATGGAAAAGAAACAGGTTCCACAGAACTACAAAGCGCACTTGCCAAATTAAACGCAGGTCAAGCGGAATACGAAAAAAATCTCGCTTTGTTTGAAAAAGAGAAAGCAAAAGCAGAAGGCAAGCTAGCTAGCGCCGAAAAAGAGGTTAAAATCGGTCAAGAAAAACTAGATGCGCTCAAACTTCCAAAATATTATGTCCTTGATCGAAACGACAATCCAGGCTACAGCGAATATAAAGAAAATGCAGATCGTTTAACCTCGTTATCAACCGCATTCCCAATTTTCTTCTTCCTAATCGCTGCGCTCGTTTGTTTGACGACGATGACGCGGATGGTAGAGGAACAAAGAACACAAATTGGAACGTTGAAAGCATTTGGTTATTCTAATGGTAGCATTATTTTGAAATACCTCGTATATGGCTCTACCGCGAGTATAATCGGGAGCGTTCTTGGAATATTAATTGGATTCCAGTTTTTCCCGAATATCATTTTTAACGCCTATAAATCGATGTATGAAATGCCGCCAGTGGATATTGGCTTTTACTGGAGCTACAGTTTGCTATCCTTATTTGTTGCGTTATTCTGTACAACATTTACCGCTTATGTAGCTTGTCGAGCAGAACTTCGCGCTAATGCAGCAACGTTAATGCGTCCAAAAGCGCCAAAAATTGGTAAACGTATTTTCCTTGAGCGGATTAGTTTTATTTGGAAACGAATGAACTTCACAAGTAAAGTTACTGCAAGAAATTTATTCCGCTACAAACAAAGAATGCTCATGACGGTTCTAGGTGTTGCGGGCTGTACAGCTTTAATTCTTACTGGTTTTGGTCTCCGGAATTCTATTAGTGATATCGCCAAAATGCAATATGGCCAAATAATGAAGTATGATGCTGCTGTCTACGAAGATATGAGTGCGCCACCTACAGCCAAAGAAACTTTTGATGAGCTAATGGATGACTCCAATATCAAAAGTAAGCTAGCCATGTCACAAACCAATATAGATACTGTAAAATCAGGACAATCAGCACAAGCTACATCTATTATTGTTCCTAAAAATGTAAATGAATTGCCAGACTATATTGTGCTTCGCGACCGTGCCAGTCATACGACCGAAAAACTCACGGATGATGGGGCCATTATCACTGAAAAATTAGCTAAACTTTTTGACGTCAAACCAGGCGACACAATCACCGTGAAAAACGCGGAGAATGATAAGTTTCAAATAAAAGTCAGTGCTATTACCGAAAACTATGCAATGCACTACATTTATATGACGAAAGCATATTACCAACAAGTTTTTAAAGAAAAACCAGTTTACAATTTAGATTTATTAATGTTAAAAGATACTTCTGAAAAAGTAGAGAGCGATTTTGCAGAAAAATTAACAGATAGTAAAGCGATATTAAATGTTACATTTTCTAATAATGTTAGTTCTTTACTAAATGAAACACTGGATAGTCTCAATATTGTTATCGTGGTACTCATTACGTCTGCAGCATTACTTGCATTCGTTGTGCTCTACAACCTGACAAATATCAATGTATCAGAACGTATTCGAGAACTTTCCACTATCAAAGTACTCGGTTTTTATCCAAAAGAAGTGACGATGTATGTTTACCGTGAAAATATTATTTTAACCTTAATGGGCATTATAGCTGGATTTGTTCTTGGCTTCTTCTTGCACCGCTTTATCATCACCACCGCAGAAGTGGATCAAATGATGTTCAGCCCAGCAATTAGTTGGACAAGTTACCTATTTTCCGGCATACTCACACTCGTTTTTGCAACTGTTGTCATGGTTGTTATGCACATTAAGCTGAAACGCATCGACATGATTGAAGCGCTAAAATCAGTGGAATAA
- a CDS encoding MarR family winged helix-turn-helix transcriptional regulator, which translates to MERQKVKQLIKSYQQTYIFAMNQIHQAISEISASTVDLSIEQFFVLREIATCNGISATKLAASLAVNKSAITPKLKKLEEKGYIRRERNQQDKRAVVLTISEKGNNVYEECEKQLELLVNEWLEILGEKDSEQFFELFQKITKSVVEPRQ; encoded by the coding sequence TTGGAAAGACAAAAAGTAAAACAACTAATAAAGAGTTACCAACAAACATACATATTTGCGATGAATCAAATACATCAAGCTATTTCAGAAATTTCAGCAAGTACTGTGGATCTTTCCATTGAGCAGTTTTTTGTTTTGCGCGAGATTGCTACCTGCAACGGTATCAGCGCAACAAAACTCGCAGCCTCTTTAGCAGTAAATAAGAGCGCTATTACACCGAAACTGAAGAAATTAGAAGAAAAAGGCTACATTAGACGAGAACGAAACCAACAAGATAAACGCGCCGTAGTTTTAACCATCTCAGAAAAAGGGAATAACGTTTACGAAGAATGCGAAAAACAATTAGAGTTACTCGTGAATGAATGGCTCGAGATACTAGGAGAAAAAGACAGCGAACAATTTTTTGAATTATTTCAAAAGATTACCAAGTCAGTTGTTGAACCTAGACAATAA